One Dokdonia sp. Dokd-P16 genomic window carries:
- a CDS encoding DUF3124 domain-containing protein — protein MKYLLPIILVYLLVLSCEEPKPLSSVDPVNWEKRTVKSTLSDSLETGSTFLSIYSQIYLRTENDQADLTATISLHNPNREAQVYVDKAVYYNTYGEPIRVYFDKTIFIKPMETVQIVIDGVDKEGGTGANFIFDWKIEPHTNEPIIEAIMISTYGQQGISFVTTGKKLLRS, from the coding sequence ATGAAATATTTACTTCCTATTATTCTAGTTTATCTACTAGTTCTTTCTTGTGAGGAGCCAAAGCCACTTAGTTCTGTAGATCCAGTAAATTGGGAGAAGAGAACAGTCAAGAGTACGCTGAGTGATTCGCTCGAGACAGGAAGTACTTTTCTTTCTATTTATTCTCAAATATACCTACGTACAGAAAATGATCAAGCAGACTTAACGGCGACTATTAGTTTGCATAATCCTAATCGAGAAGCGCAGGTGTATGTTGACAAGGCAGTGTATTATAACACTTATGGCGAGCCAATACGTGTGTATTTTGATAAGACCATTTTTATCAAGCCTATGGAGACCGTTCAGATTGTTATAGATGGCGTGGATAAAGAAGGAGGAACGGGTGCAAACTTTATCTTCGACTGGAAAATAGAGCCTCATACAAATGAGCCTATCATCGAAGCGATTATGATAAGTACCTACGGCCAGCAAGGAATTTCTTTTGTTACTACAGGTAAAAAGCTATTGCGTTCTTAG
- a CDS encoding sensor histidine kinase, with amino-acid sequence MATTEDELKERIKELTCLYEVSSIIVHADVDQMQETLNAIAFSLKKGFQYPSNTEISIETSLWSTITECANEAICLEAPIQVFNKPNGMITAYLIGKSSFLREEKQLLDSVAQKIGNLLERIEIQQNETSLKRQMERADRLGILGEITAGIAHELNTPLANILGFAELLKEDIASNESATEDLDKIIKNAIFSREVVKKLMFFACEMPQEMQALNMVPSIKSAVALLEASFKKAKVNYLIDIDDHELWLKADTIQITQIIFNLIINAIYFSPENGLVTITASQSDRSIILRIKDEGVGLSSEVLDKVFQPFFTTKPTGDGSGLGLSVVHGIVASHKGTITARNNKDKGATFTVTLPRS; translated from the coding sequence ATGGCAACTACAGAAGACGAACTTAAAGAAAGGATTAAAGAGCTTACTTGCCTTTATGAAGTGTCTTCTATTATCGTACATGCAGATGTAGATCAAATGCAAGAAACGCTCAATGCTATTGCATTTAGCTTAAAGAAAGGCTTTCAATATCCTAGCAATACAGAGATTTCTATTGAGACCTCATTATGGTCCACCATTACAGAGTGTGCCAATGAAGCCATATGTCTAGAAGCACCCATCCAAGTATTTAATAAGCCTAATGGGATGATTACTGCCTACTTGATAGGTAAGAGCTCTTTTTTAAGGGAAGAAAAACAATTACTAGATAGTGTCGCTCAGAAAATAGGAAATCTACTGGAGCGTATAGAAATACAGCAAAATGAAACCTCGCTCAAGAGGCAGATGGAGCGTGCAGATCGTCTGGGTATTCTAGGTGAGATAACTGCAGGGATTGCACATGAACTTAACACGCCATTAGCAAATATTTTAGGATTTGCAGAGCTTTTAAAAGAAGATATAGCGAGTAATGAAAGCGCAACAGAAGATCTAGATAAGATTATAAAGAATGCTATTTTCTCCCGTGAGGTCGTAAAAAAGTTAATGTTTTTTGCCTGTGAGATGCCGCAAGAAATGCAAGCGCTTAATATGGTGCCTAGTATTAAAAGTGCCGTAGCATTACTAGAAGCTTCGTTCAAAAAAGCGAAGGTTAATTATCTGATAGACATTGATGATCACGAACTATGGCTTAAGGCAGATACGATTCAAATCACACAGATTATTTTTAATCTAATCATAAATGCTATTTATTTTTCGCCAGAAAACGGACTTGTTACCATCACGGCATCACAATCTGATCGATCTATTATATTAAGAATAAAAGACGAAGGCGTTGGGTTATCTAGTGAGGTGCTAGATAAAGTGTTTCAGCCTTTTTTCACCACAAAACCTACGGGTGATGGTTCTGGGTTAGGACTTAGTGTGGTACATGGTATTGTTGCGAGCCACAAAGGAACTATTACAGCTAGAAATAATAAAGACAAAGGCGCTACATTTACCGTAACGCTACCAAGATCTTAA